A DNA window from Ipomoea triloba cultivar NCNSP0323 chromosome 10, ASM357664v1 contains the following coding sequences:
- the LOC116032126 gene encoding probable LRR receptor-like serine/threonine-protein kinase At1g53430 isoform X1 — translation MEKVILFLFLLLLFALNSQLTMGEGTVTTRGPISKICTEILNLADKQVKPLGTEDESAITKLLRCETRTSSSICKIQSPDTVTCDCSLDKDVCRVTEIDIAYRNLDGKLPEIIGNLTNLTSLSLYSNNFFGEIPTSYANLKNLKNLDLDGNNLEGSIPLFLGDMKLELLDLSENSFGGPIPPQLASLKNLTTLDLSGNSFGGPIPTQLASLKYLTFLDLTGNLFSGSFPSHLISLVNLQSLFLADNLFDGPIPPQLNSLVNLVNLDLSNNGFSGPLPDKLENLLLLEYLNVQGNNLSGRISDFTGQLQNLTQLILLGNNFEGPLTAAAFSNLTNLVELMVSDLVGGGESQFPNFTNMDSLKYLTLRNCSLAGPIPDIIWTLTNLSLLDLSFNSLFGQIPNHSTLIPPMHIFLRGNKLNGTIPKWIINSTMKIDVSENLFTNNVAEIQNLHSNSSNMNFFSSLNSSVGGTHWEHVGYSCNSDLKYQLKDHLFINCGGESMPINGSNYEGDLNSNGSSTFFLSSSLTWGYSSMGYLSMNDEYIMNNTCTVGVGDEPLYSTARVSPISLKYYGFCLKDGEYTVRLHFAELVGHNYKTPYLNKSSRVFNVDIQGMNVLNDFNIEKAAGGVGKAYTKETENVIVNNSRLEIHLYWLGKGSMWYQGPLISAISVYPYKAKESGPSPPKMAAISLSVLILLVVLIVYFWKMEDNSHEGMVELYPGGLYNFQKVKAAAKNFKHKLGNGAFGTFYEATLGNGMVVAVEKASATKDIIRAFRENDSTISLKEHPNFVKLMGFIAEKNQLLLIYEDIGHNSLQNALFGSDRSRLDWTKRRNICLGIAEGLAFLHEGKQKNVHGNIKPTTIFLDKQDNVKISDFRFSRLHDQGKLREEGTVVYMAPEFAKYDLLTTKADVYSFGVVVLIVVSGKKEKISMSSSGADTEYLPDLVVREKQEQGHFMNVVDKSISNTVDWNEADTMLELALMCLDQYPDQRPTMSQVVKVLKEQLPLKDVKGSLKQLSSVRDPQPHGEISTIEHSTHHSKFRSTSRGGMMTDTSTGSNNA, via the exons ATGGAAAAGGTGATATTATTCCTATTTTTGTTGCTGCTCTTCGCTCTCAACTCTCAACTAACCATGGGAGAAGGAACTGTAACAACAAGAGGACCTATTTCAAAAATCTGCACTGAGATACTCAACCTTGCTGACAAACAAGTCAAACCTCTTGGCACCGAAGATG AGAGTGCCATTACTAAATTGCTTCGATGTGAGACGAGGACTTCTAGCTCGATTTGTAAAATTCAAAGTCCAGATACAGTTACTTGCGATTGCAGTCTCGATAAGGATGTTTGCCGGGTGACAGAAAT TGATATTGCATATCGGAATTTGGATGGTAAATTACCAGAAATAATCGGAAACCTTACAAATTTAACATCATT AAGTTTGTATTCGAACAATTTTTTTGGCGAGATTCCAACATCAtatgcaaatttaaaaaatctcaAGAATTT GGATCTTGATGGCAACAATTTGGAAGGATCAATACCCCTATTTCTTGGTGATATGAAGTTGGAACTTTT GGATCTATCTGAAAATTCATTTGGCGGTCCAATTCCACCTCAGTTGGCTTCtctaaaaaatctaacaacttT GGATCTATCTGGTAACTCATTTGGTGGTCCAATTCCAACTCAATTGGCTTCCCTAAAATATCTAACATTTCT GGATCTAACCGGAAATTTATTCAGTGGTTCATTTCCTAGTCACTTGATTTCTCTTGTAAATCTACAGTCTTT GTTTCTAGCTGATAATTTATTTGATGGTCCAATTCCACCTCAACTAAACTCCCTTGTAAATTTAGTGAATCT GGACCTTAGTAACAATGGCTTCTCTGGTCCTCTGCCCGATAAGCTTGAAAATCTACTTCTTCTTGAATATCT CAATGTTCAAGGGAACAACTTGAGTGGGCGAATCTCAGATTTCACTGGACAACTACAAAACCTCACACAatt GATTCTACTGGGAAATAATTTCGAAGGTCCTCTCACTGCTGCTGCATTTTCAAACTTGACAAATCTTGTGGAATT GATGGTAAGCGACTTAGTTGGAGGAGGAGAGTCGCAGTTTCCTAATTTTACAAATATGGATTCCTTGAAATATCT GACATTGAGGAACTGTTCACTTGCTGGCCCTATTCCTGACATCATCTGGACTCTAACAAATTTGTCTTTACT GGACTTGAGTTTCAATAGTTTGTTTGGTCAAATTCCAAACCATTCCACCCTCATCCCACCCATGCACAT ATTTCTCCGAGGAAATAAGCTCAATGGGACAATTCCAAAATGGATAATCAATTCGACTATGAAAAT CGATGTGTCTGAAAATCTTTTCACAAACAATGTCGCagaaattcaaaatttgcattcaaACTCATCAAACAT GAACTTTTTTTCATCCCTTAATTCCAGTGTCGG GGGTACACATTGGGAACATGTTGGCTATAGCTGCAACAGCGACCTAAAATACCAAT TAAAAGACCATCTATTTATAAATTGTGGTGGTGAATCAATGCCAATAAATGGAAGTAATTATGAAGGCGATCTGAACTCAAATGGAAGTTCAACTTTCTTTTTGAGTAGCAGTTTAACATGGGGTTATAGTAGTATGGGATACTTATCAATGAATGACGAATACATAATGAACAATACATGCACTGTTGGTGTTGGTGATGAACCTCTTTACAGTACAGCACGTGTATCCCCAATCTCCTTGAAGTATTATGGATTTTGTTTAAAGGATGGTGAATATACTGTGAGACTTCACTTTGCTGAATTAGTTGGACACAACTATAAAACCCCATATCTCAACAAATCAAGTCGAGTTTTTAATGTGGATATccag GGAATGAATGTACTTAATGATTTCAACATAGAAAAGGCAGCAGGTGGTGTAGGTAAGGCTTACACTAAGGAAACAGAAAACGTTATAGTTAACAATAGTCGACTGGAGATTCACTTATATTGGTTAGGGAAGGGTTCAATGTGGTACCAAGGTCCACTTATATCTGCAATTTCTGTATATCCTT ATAAAGCTAAAGAGAGTGGTCCGTCTCCTCCAAAGATGGCTGCAATCTCATTATCTGTCTTAATTCTTCTAGTAGTGTTGATAGTTTATTTCTGGAAGATGGAAGACAATTCACATGAAG GAATGGTTGAGTTGTATCCTGGAGGACTTTACAACTTCCAAAAAGTAAAAGCTGCTGCCAAAAATTTCAAGCACAAGCTTGGTAATGGTGCCTTTGGAACTTTCTATGAG GCTACACTCGGCAATGGAATGGTGGTTGCAGTTGAAAAGGCTTCAGCCACAAAAGATATAATACGTGCATTTCGAGAAAATGATTCTACAATTTCTCTCAAAGAACATCCCAACTTTGTAAAGCTGATGGGATTCATTGCAGAGAAGAACCAATTGTTGCTTATTTATGAGGATATAGGCCATAATTCCCTTCAAAATGCACTTTTTG GCTCAGACAGGTCGAGATTAGATTGGACAAAAAGGCGCAATATTTGCCTTGGCATAGCAGAAGGTCTAGCTTTTCTTCATGAGGGCAAGCAGAAAAACGTTCATGGAAATATCAAACCAACCACCATTTTTCTTGACAAACAAGACAATGTTAAGATATCTGACTTCAGATTTTCCAGGCTCCATGACCAGGGAAAGTTACGGGAGGAAGGAACAGT GGTATACATGGCACCTGAATTCGCAAAATATGACCTCTTAACAACAAAGGCAGATGTGTATAGCTTTGGAGTTGTTGTACTTATAGTTGTTAgtggaaagaaagaaaagatttcAATGTCTAGCAGCGGGGCTGACACCGAGTACCTTCCAGATCTC GTGGTACGTGAAAAACAAGAACAAGGCCATTTTATGAATGTAGTTGACAAAAGCATATCTAACACAGTGGATTGGAATGAAGCAGATACAATGTTAGAACTAGCATTGATGTGCTTGGACCAGTACCCAGATCAAAGACCAACCATGTCTCAAGTTGTGAAGGTTCTAAAGGAACAGCTTCCATTGAAGGATGTAAAGGGAAGTTTAAAGCAACTTTCTTCTGTCAGAGATCCTCAACCACATGGTGAGATTTCCACAATTGAGCACTCAACTCACCATTCAAAATTCAGGAGCACTTCAAGGGGTGGGATGATGACAGACACCAGCACCGGGAGCAATAATGCTTAA
- the LOC116032126 gene encoding probable LRR receptor-like serine/threonine-protein kinase At1g53430 isoform X8 produces MVESAITKLLRCETRTSSSICKIQSPDTVTCDCSLDKDVCRVTEIDIAYRNLDGKLPEIIGNLTNLTSLSLYSNNFFGEIPTSYANLKNLKNLDLDGNNLEGSIPLFLGDMKLELLDLSENSFGGPIPPQLASLKNLTTLDLSGNSFGGPIPTQLASLKYLTFLDLTGNLFSGSFPSHLISLVNLQSLFLADNLFDGPIPPQLNSLVNLVNLDLSNNGFSGPLPDKLENLLLLEYLNVQGNNLSGRISDFTGQLQNLTQLILLGNNFEGPLTAAAFSNLTNLVELMVSDLVGGGESQFPNFTNMDSLKYLTLRNCSLAGPIPDIIWTLTNLSLLDLSFNSLFGQIPNHSTLIPPMHIFLRGNKLNGTIPKWIINSTMKIDVSENLFTNNVAEIQNLHSNSSNMNFFSSLNSSVGGTHWEHVGYSCNSDLKYQLKDHLFINCGGESMPINGSNYEGDLNSNGSSTFFLSSSLTWGYSSMGYLSMNDEYIMNNTCTVGVGDEPLYSTARVSPISLKYYGFCLKDGEYTVRLHFAELVGHNYKTPYLNKSSRVFNVDIQGMNVLNDFNIEKAAGGVGKAYTKETENVIVNNSRLEIHLYWLGKGSMWYQGPLISAISVYPYKAKESGPSPPKMAAISLSVLILLVVLIVYFWKMEDNSHEGMVELYPGGLYNFQKVKAAAKNFKHKLGNGAFGTFYEATLGNGMVVAVEKASATKDIIRAFRENDSTISLKEHPNFVKLMGFIAEKNQLLLIYEDIGHNSLQNALFGSDRSRLDWTKRRNICLGIAEGLAFLHEGKQKNVHGNIKPTTIFLDKQDNVKISDFRFSRLHDQGKLREEGTVVYMAPEFAKYDLLTTKADVYSFGVVVLIVVSGKKEKISMSSSGADTEYLPDLVVREKQEQGHFMNVVDKSISNTVDWNEADTMLELALMCLDQYPDQRPTMSQVVKVLKEQLPLKDVKGSLKQLSSVRDPQPHGEISTIEHSTHHSKFRSTSRGGMMTDTSTGSNNA; encoded by the exons ATGGTAG AGAGTGCCATTACTAAATTGCTTCGATGTGAGACGAGGACTTCTAGCTCGATTTGTAAAATTCAAAGTCCAGATACAGTTACTTGCGATTGCAGTCTCGATAAGGATGTTTGCCGGGTGACAGAAAT TGATATTGCATATCGGAATTTGGATGGTAAATTACCAGAAATAATCGGAAACCTTACAAATTTAACATCATT AAGTTTGTATTCGAACAATTTTTTTGGCGAGATTCCAACATCAtatgcaaatttaaaaaatctcaAGAATTT GGATCTTGATGGCAACAATTTGGAAGGATCAATACCCCTATTTCTTGGTGATATGAAGTTGGAACTTTT GGATCTATCTGAAAATTCATTTGGCGGTCCAATTCCACCTCAGTTGGCTTCtctaaaaaatctaacaacttT GGATCTATCTGGTAACTCATTTGGTGGTCCAATTCCAACTCAATTGGCTTCCCTAAAATATCTAACATTTCT GGATCTAACCGGAAATTTATTCAGTGGTTCATTTCCTAGTCACTTGATTTCTCTTGTAAATCTACAGTCTTT GTTTCTAGCTGATAATTTATTTGATGGTCCAATTCCACCTCAACTAAACTCCCTTGTAAATTTAGTGAATCT GGACCTTAGTAACAATGGCTTCTCTGGTCCTCTGCCCGATAAGCTTGAAAATCTACTTCTTCTTGAATATCT CAATGTTCAAGGGAACAACTTGAGTGGGCGAATCTCAGATTTCACTGGACAACTACAAAACCTCACACAatt GATTCTACTGGGAAATAATTTCGAAGGTCCTCTCACTGCTGCTGCATTTTCAAACTTGACAAATCTTGTGGAATT GATGGTAAGCGACTTAGTTGGAGGAGGAGAGTCGCAGTTTCCTAATTTTACAAATATGGATTCCTTGAAATATCT GACATTGAGGAACTGTTCACTTGCTGGCCCTATTCCTGACATCATCTGGACTCTAACAAATTTGTCTTTACT GGACTTGAGTTTCAATAGTTTGTTTGGTCAAATTCCAAACCATTCCACCCTCATCCCACCCATGCACAT ATTTCTCCGAGGAAATAAGCTCAATGGGACAATTCCAAAATGGATAATCAATTCGACTATGAAAAT CGATGTGTCTGAAAATCTTTTCACAAACAATGTCGCagaaattcaaaatttgcattcaaACTCATCAAACAT GAACTTTTTTTCATCCCTTAATTCCAGTGTCGG GGGTACACATTGGGAACATGTTGGCTATAGCTGCAACAGCGACCTAAAATACCAAT TAAAAGACCATCTATTTATAAATTGTGGTGGTGAATCAATGCCAATAAATGGAAGTAATTATGAAGGCGATCTGAACTCAAATGGAAGTTCAACTTTCTTTTTGAGTAGCAGTTTAACATGGGGTTATAGTAGTATGGGATACTTATCAATGAATGACGAATACATAATGAACAATACATGCACTGTTGGTGTTGGTGATGAACCTCTTTACAGTACAGCACGTGTATCCCCAATCTCCTTGAAGTATTATGGATTTTGTTTAAAGGATGGTGAATATACTGTGAGACTTCACTTTGCTGAATTAGTTGGACACAACTATAAAACCCCATATCTCAACAAATCAAGTCGAGTTTTTAATGTGGATATccag GGAATGAATGTACTTAATGATTTCAACATAGAAAAGGCAGCAGGTGGTGTAGGTAAGGCTTACACTAAGGAAACAGAAAACGTTATAGTTAACAATAGTCGACTGGAGATTCACTTATATTGGTTAGGGAAGGGTTCAATGTGGTACCAAGGTCCACTTATATCTGCAATTTCTGTATATCCTT ATAAAGCTAAAGAGAGTGGTCCGTCTCCTCCAAAGATGGCTGCAATCTCATTATCTGTCTTAATTCTTCTAGTAGTGTTGATAGTTTATTTCTGGAAGATGGAAGACAATTCACATGAAG GAATGGTTGAGTTGTATCCTGGAGGACTTTACAACTTCCAAAAAGTAAAAGCTGCTGCCAAAAATTTCAAGCACAAGCTTGGTAATGGTGCCTTTGGAACTTTCTATGAG GCTACACTCGGCAATGGAATGGTGGTTGCAGTTGAAAAGGCTTCAGCCACAAAAGATATAATACGTGCATTTCGAGAAAATGATTCTACAATTTCTCTCAAAGAACATCCCAACTTTGTAAAGCTGATGGGATTCATTGCAGAGAAGAACCAATTGTTGCTTATTTATGAGGATATAGGCCATAATTCCCTTCAAAATGCACTTTTTG GCTCAGACAGGTCGAGATTAGATTGGACAAAAAGGCGCAATATTTGCCTTGGCATAGCAGAAGGTCTAGCTTTTCTTCATGAGGGCAAGCAGAAAAACGTTCATGGAAATATCAAACCAACCACCATTTTTCTTGACAAACAAGACAATGTTAAGATATCTGACTTCAGATTTTCCAGGCTCCATGACCAGGGAAAGTTACGGGAGGAAGGAACAGT GGTATACATGGCACCTGAATTCGCAAAATATGACCTCTTAACAACAAAGGCAGATGTGTATAGCTTTGGAGTTGTTGTACTTATAGTTGTTAgtggaaagaaagaaaagatttcAATGTCTAGCAGCGGGGCTGACACCGAGTACCTTCCAGATCTC GTGGTACGTGAAAAACAAGAACAAGGCCATTTTATGAATGTAGTTGACAAAAGCATATCTAACACAGTGGATTGGAATGAAGCAGATACAATGTTAGAACTAGCATTGATGTGCTTGGACCAGTACCCAGATCAAAGACCAACCATGTCTCAAGTTGTGAAGGTTCTAAAGGAACAGCTTCCATTGAAGGATGTAAAGGGAAGTTTAAAGCAACTTTCTTCTGTCAGAGATCCTCAACCACATGGTGAGATTTCCACAATTGAGCACTCAACTCACCATTCAAAATTCAGGAGCACTTCAAGGGGTGGGATGATGACAGACACCAGCACCGGGAGCAATAATGCTTAA
- the LOC116032126 gene encoding probable LRR receptor-like serine/threonine-protein kinase At1g53430 isoform X2, with the protein MEKVILFLFLLLLFALNSQLTMGEGTVTTRGPISKICTEILNLADKQVKPLGTEDESAITKLLRCETRTSSSICKIQSPDTVTCDCSLDKDVCRVTEIDIAYRNLDGKLPEIIGNLTNLTSFLYSNNFFGEIPTSYANLKNLKNLDLDGNNLEGSIPLFLGDMKLELLDLSENSFGGPIPPQLASLKNLTTLDLSGNSFGGPIPTQLASLKYLTFLDLTGNLFSGSFPSHLISLVNLQSLFLADNLFDGPIPPQLNSLVNLVNLDLSNNGFSGPLPDKLENLLLLEYLNVQGNNLSGRISDFTGQLQNLTQLILLGNNFEGPLTAAAFSNLTNLVELMVSDLVGGGESQFPNFTNMDSLKYLTLRNCSLAGPIPDIIWTLTNLSLLDLSFNSLFGQIPNHSTLIPPMHIFLRGNKLNGTIPKWIINSTMKIDVSENLFTNNVAEIQNLHSNSSNMNFFSSLNSSVGGTHWEHVGYSCNSDLKYQLKDHLFINCGGESMPINGSNYEGDLNSNGSSTFFLSSSLTWGYSSMGYLSMNDEYIMNNTCTVGVGDEPLYSTARVSPISLKYYGFCLKDGEYTVRLHFAELVGHNYKTPYLNKSSRVFNVDIQGMNVLNDFNIEKAAGGVGKAYTKETENVIVNNSRLEIHLYWLGKGSMWYQGPLISAISVYPYKAKESGPSPPKMAAISLSVLILLVVLIVYFWKMEDNSHEGMVELYPGGLYNFQKVKAAAKNFKHKLGNGAFGTFYEATLGNGMVVAVEKASATKDIIRAFRENDSTISLKEHPNFVKLMGFIAEKNQLLLIYEDIGHNSLQNALFGSDRSRLDWTKRRNICLGIAEGLAFLHEGKQKNVHGNIKPTTIFLDKQDNVKISDFRFSRLHDQGKLREEGTVVYMAPEFAKYDLLTTKADVYSFGVVVLIVVSGKKEKISMSSSGADTEYLPDLVVREKQEQGHFMNVVDKSISNTVDWNEADTMLELALMCLDQYPDQRPTMSQVVKVLKEQLPLKDVKGSLKQLSSVRDPQPHGEISTIEHSTHHSKFRSTSRGGMMTDTSTGSNNA; encoded by the exons ATGGAAAAGGTGATATTATTCCTATTTTTGTTGCTGCTCTTCGCTCTCAACTCTCAACTAACCATGGGAGAAGGAACTGTAACAACAAGAGGACCTATTTCAAAAATCTGCACTGAGATACTCAACCTTGCTGACAAACAAGTCAAACCTCTTGGCACCGAAGATG AGAGTGCCATTACTAAATTGCTTCGATGTGAGACGAGGACTTCTAGCTCGATTTGTAAAATTCAAAGTCCAGATACAGTTACTTGCGATTGCAGTCTCGATAAGGATGTTTGCCGGGTGACAGAAAT TGATATTGCATATCGGAATTTGGATGGTAAATTACCAGAAATAATCGGAAACCTTACAAATTTAACATCATT TTTGTATTCGAACAATTTTTTTGGCGAGATTCCAACATCAtatgcaaatttaaaaaatctcaAGAATTT GGATCTTGATGGCAACAATTTGGAAGGATCAATACCCCTATTTCTTGGTGATATGAAGTTGGAACTTTT GGATCTATCTGAAAATTCATTTGGCGGTCCAATTCCACCTCAGTTGGCTTCtctaaaaaatctaacaacttT GGATCTATCTGGTAACTCATTTGGTGGTCCAATTCCAACTCAATTGGCTTCCCTAAAATATCTAACATTTCT GGATCTAACCGGAAATTTATTCAGTGGTTCATTTCCTAGTCACTTGATTTCTCTTGTAAATCTACAGTCTTT GTTTCTAGCTGATAATTTATTTGATGGTCCAATTCCACCTCAACTAAACTCCCTTGTAAATTTAGTGAATCT GGACCTTAGTAACAATGGCTTCTCTGGTCCTCTGCCCGATAAGCTTGAAAATCTACTTCTTCTTGAATATCT CAATGTTCAAGGGAACAACTTGAGTGGGCGAATCTCAGATTTCACTGGACAACTACAAAACCTCACACAatt GATTCTACTGGGAAATAATTTCGAAGGTCCTCTCACTGCTGCTGCATTTTCAAACTTGACAAATCTTGTGGAATT GATGGTAAGCGACTTAGTTGGAGGAGGAGAGTCGCAGTTTCCTAATTTTACAAATATGGATTCCTTGAAATATCT GACATTGAGGAACTGTTCACTTGCTGGCCCTATTCCTGACATCATCTGGACTCTAACAAATTTGTCTTTACT GGACTTGAGTTTCAATAGTTTGTTTGGTCAAATTCCAAACCATTCCACCCTCATCCCACCCATGCACAT ATTTCTCCGAGGAAATAAGCTCAATGGGACAATTCCAAAATGGATAATCAATTCGACTATGAAAAT CGATGTGTCTGAAAATCTTTTCACAAACAATGTCGCagaaattcaaaatttgcattcaaACTCATCAAACAT GAACTTTTTTTCATCCCTTAATTCCAGTGTCGG GGGTACACATTGGGAACATGTTGGCTATAGCTGCAACAGCGACCTAAAATACCAAT TAAAAGACCATCTATTTATAAATTGTGGTGGTGAATCAATGCCAATAAATGGAAGTAATTATGAAGGCGATCTGAACTCAAATGGAAGTTCAACTTTCTTTTTGAGTAGCAGTTTAACATGGGGTTATAGTAGTATGGGATACTTATCAATGAATGACGAATACATAATGAACAATACATGCACTGTTGGTGTTGGTGATGAACCTCTTTACAGTACAGCACGTGTATCCCCAATCTCCTTGAAGTATTATGGATTTTGTTTAAAGGATGGTGAATATACTGTGAGACTTCACTTTGCTGAATTAGTTGGACACAACTATAAAACCCCATATCTCAACAAATCAAGTCGAGTTTTTAATGTGGATATccag GGAATGAATGTACTTAATGATTTCAACATAGAAAAGGCAGCAGGTGGTGTAGGTAAGGCTTACACTAAGGAAACAGAAAACGTTATAGTTAACAATAGTCGACTGGAGATTCACTTATATTGGTTAGGGAAGGGTTCAATGTGGTACCAAGGTCCACTTATATCTGCAATTTCTGTATATCCTT ATAAAGCTAAAGAGAGTGGTCCGTCTCCTCCAAAGATGGCTGCAATCTCATTATCTGTCTTAATTCTTCTAGTAGTGTTGATAGTTTATTTCTGGAAGATGGAAGACAATTCACATGAAG GAATGGTTGAGTTGTATCCTGGAGGACTTTACAACTTCCAAAAAGTAAAAGCTGCTGCCAAAAATTTCAAGCACAAGCTTGGTAATGGTGCCTTTGGAACTTTCTATGAG GCTACACTCGGCAATGGAATGGTGGTTGCAGTTGAAAAGGCTTCAGCCACAAAAGATATAATACGTGCATTTCGAGAAAATGATTCTACAATTTCTCTCAAAGAACATCCCAACTTTGTAAAGCTGATGGGATTCATTGCAGAGAAGAACCAATTGTTGCTTATTTATGAGGATATAGGCCATAATTCCCTTCAAAATGCACTTTTTG GCTCAGACAGGTCGAGATTAGATTGGACAAAAAGGCGCAATATTTGCCTTGGCATAGCAGAAGGTCTAGCTTTTCTTCATGAGGGCAAGCAGAAAAACGTTCATGGAAATATCAAACCAACCACCATTTTTCTTGACAAACAAGACAATGTTAAGATATCTGACTTCAGATTTTCCAGGCTCCATGACCAGGGAAAGTTACGGGAGGAAGGAACAGT GGTATACATGGCACCTGAATTCGCAAAATATGACCTCTTAACAACAAAGGCAGATGTGTATAGCTTTGGAGTTGTTGTACTTATAGTTGTTAgtggaaagaaagaaaagatttcAATGTCTAGCAGCGGGGCTGACACCGAGTACCTTCCAGATCTC GTGGTACGTGAAAAACAAGAACAAGGCCATTTTATGAATGTAGTTGACAAAAGCATATCTAACACAGTGGATTGGAATGAAGCAGATACAATGTTAGAACTAGCATTGATGTGCTTGGACCAGTACCCAGATCAAAGACCAACCATGTCTCAAGTTGTGAAGGTTCTAAAGGAACAGCTTCCATTGAAGGATGTAAAGGGAAGTTTAAAGCAACTTTCTTCTGTCAGAGATCCTCAACCACATGGTGAGATTTCCACAATTGAGCACTCAACTCACCATTCAAAATTCAGGAGCACTTCAAGGGGTGGGATGATGACAGACACCAGCACCGGGAGCAATAATGCTTAA